A stretch of the Streptomyces sp. WMMB303 genome encodes the following:
- a CDS encoding DUF4913 domain-containing protein translates to MTTAAGEQTVIEPGPEENSGTEEGAPPAPQPEFILYLGGHDYEDALFQLVEWTHNVLLPVYGRETTSTALWCSRWWEHPEAVAQLHGLWLAWAELSDPARDMTGPAAWHRDFLGPVMATLRDPMGPFAGCKPGNHRRKEVPQVESPFVAAGA, encoded by the coding sequence ATGACGACGGCGGCAGGAGAACAGACGGTGATCGAGCCCGGGCCCGAAGAGAACTCCGGTACGGAAGAGGGCGCACCGCCTGCCCCCCAGCCCGAGTTCATCCTCTATCTGGGCGGGCACGACTACGAGGACGCGCTCTTCCAGCTGGTGGAGTGGACGCACAACGTGCTGCTGCCCGTCTACGGCAGGGAGACCACCTCCACAGCGCTGTGGTGCTCGCGCTGGTGGGAGCACCCGGAGGCGGTCGCACAGCTCCACGGCCTGTGGCTGGCCTGGGCGGAACTTTCCGACCCGGCGCGGGACATGACGGGCCCGGCCGCGTGGCACCGCGACTTCCTGGGCCCCGTGATGGCCACCCTGCGCGACCCCATGGGGCCCTTCGCCGGATGCAAGCCAGGCAACCACCGCAGGAAGGAAGTCCCGCAGGTGGAGTCGCCCTTCGTGGCCGCCGGCGCCTGA
- a CDS encoding TIR domain-containing protein, translating to MAKSVFYSFHYGQDVHRVQLVRNINALEGQPVLNPQKWEDVRRGGELAIKNWIHEQMAYKKAVIVLIGKNTASRPWVIYEIEKAWADKKPLLGVRIHGLSSFGDVDTAGADPFAKAAGVGSIPIFDPTSRDLYGRIDSQATYRRLSENLETWSTQGVIKPSW from the coding sequence ATGGCCAAGTCAGTCTTCTACAGCTTCCACTATGGACAGGACGTCCATCGCGTACAGCTCGTTCGCAACATCAACGCGCTTGAGGGGCAACCAGTCCTAAATCCCCAGAAATGGGAAGACGTGCGCAGAGGTGGCGAATTGGCGATCAAGAATTGGATTCATGAGCAGATGGCCTACAAAAAGGCCGTAATTGTGTTGATCGGAAAGAATACGGCGAGCCGCCCGTGGGTTATCTATGAAATCGAGAAGGCTTGGGCCGACAAGAAGCCTCTGCTAGGAGTACGCATCCACGGACTCTCTTCCTTTGGAGATGTCGACACTGCAGGTGCGGACCCCTTCGCCAAAGCCGCCGGTGTAGGTTCGATTCCGATCTTCGACCCAACCTCACGGGACTTGTACGGGCGCATTGACAGCCAAGCAACCTACCGCAGGCTAAGCGAGAATCTGGAAACCTGGTCAACCCAGGGAGTAATCAAGCCCTCATGGTAG
- a CDS encoding acyltransferase family protein — protein sequence MERPSAPPAPAKASRPSGRRDPFLDNAKYLTIVLVGAGHLWAPMQGDSRAAAALYAVVYAFHMPAFIVVSGYLSRSYEGTPRQIVRLVTGVLVPYLAFQTVYTLFMRWLDNPQREFHYQEPGFALWFLVALFVWRLTTPVWKNLHRPMPVALAIAVGASVTPSVGDDLDLMRIAQFLPFFVLGLQLRPEHFALVQQRAARWLAVPVVACALVLAYWAVPRMSPGWFLREKSAEEMGVPAWVGATMVLAVFGCGLVLTACFLAWVPRRHLWFTTLGAGTLYAYLLHVYPIKLLRELDWYSLDWVAHPAGRVTLTVLVAAMMTLLCTSPVRKVFRPLMEPDMFWFFRGGRRTGSGATRGRKTSPR from the coding sequence GTGGAGAGACCGTCAGCGCCACCTGCACCCGCGAAAGCCAGCCGCCCGTCCGGCCGCCGCGATCCGTTTCTGGACAACGCGAAGTACCTCACCATCGTGCTGGTCGGGGCCGGGCATCTGTGGGCGCCCATGCAGGGCGACAGCCGTGCCGCCGCCGCCCTGTACGCCGTGGTCTACGCCTTCCACATGCCGGCCTTCATCGTCGTCTCCGGCTATCTCTCCCGGAGTTACGAGGGCACCCCGCGCCAGATCGTGCGACTGGTGACGGGCGTCCTGGTGCCGTATCTGGCGTTCCAGACGGTCTACACGCTCTTCATGCGGTGGCTCGACAATCCGCAGCGGGAGTTCCACTACCAGGAGCCGGGGTTCGCGCTCTGGTTCCTGGTCGCCCTGTTCGTGTGGCGGCTGACCACGCCGGTGTGGAAGAACCTGCACCGGCCGATGCCGGTGGCGCTGGCGATCGCCGTCGGTGCGAGTGTCACGCCGAGCGTCGGCGACGACCTGGACCTGATGCGCATCGCCCAGTTCCTGCCCTTCTTCGTGCTGGGGCTGCAACTGCGGCCGGAGCACTTCGCACTCGTGCAGCAGCGTGCGGCCCGGTGGCTCGCGGTGCCGGTGGTGGCCTGTGCGCTGGTGCTGGCCTACTGGGCGGTGCCACGCATGTCCCCGGGCTGGTTCCTGCGGGAGAAGTCGGCCGAGGAGATGGGGGTCCCCGCCTGGGTCGGCGCGACCATGGTCCTGGCCGTCTTCGGCTGCGGCCTGGTGCTGACGGCGTGCTTCCTGGCCTGGGTTCCCCGTCGGCACCTGTGGTTCACCACGCTCGGCGCGGGCACGCTCTACGCGTACCTGCTTCACGTGTATCCGATCAAGCTCCTGCGCGAACTGGACTGGTACAGCCTGGACTGGGTGGCTCACCCGGCGGGCCGGGTGACCCTGACGGTGCTCGTCGCAGCGATGATGACGCTGCTGTGCACGTCTCCGGTGCGCAAAGTGTTCCGCCCCTTGATGGAACCGGACATGTTCTGGTTCTTCCGGGGCGGCCGGCGGACAGGGAGCGGCGCGACGCGCGGAAGGAAGACATCACCACGGTGA
- a CDS encoding GNAT family N-acetyltransferase, giving the protein MIITPAQPDDLPILLAFRKEAAAWVGALGIDQWSRPYPADRLLATINAGTVFMVRDGDATAATITLTSDAEEGLWTDAELSEPSMFVNKLTVARTHAGRNVGGRLLDWAGDRAYRASAKWLRLDAWTTNEPLHLYYLNQGFEHVRTVREGAAVNGGPRVSGWLAQRPTRPQQHGFVDTTPTPEPVISSE; this is encoded by the coding sequence GTGATCATCACTCCCGCTCAGCCTGACGACCTGCCCATACTGCTTGCCTTCCGGAAGGAAGCCGCTGCATGGGTGGGCGCTCTCGGTATCGACCAGTGGAGCCGCCCATACCCGGCGGATCGGCTACTGGCCACCATCAATGCGGGGACCGTCTTCATGGTGCGCGACGGAGACGCGACAGCAGCAACCATCACGCTCACCTCCGACGCGGAGGAAGGGCTATGGACCGATGCCGAACTGAGCGAGCCGTCCATGTTCGTCAACAAGCTCACGGTTGCCCGCACGCACGCGGGGCGGAATGTTGGCGGCCGGCTGCTCGATTGGGCAGGAGATCGGGCGTACCGCGCCTCTGCGAAGTGGCTCCGGCTGGATGCATGGACGACGAACGAGCCGCTTCACCTGTACTACCTGAATCAGGGGTTCGAGCACGTACGGACCGTGCGGGAAGGGGCTGCCGTCAATGGGGGTCCGCGAGTGTCAGGTTGGTTGGCCCAACGCCCCACTCGGCCGCAGCAGCATGGATTCGTAGACACCACTCCGACACCTGAACCGGTGATCTCTTCTGAATAG
- a CDS encoding helix-turn-helix transcriptional regulator has protein sequence MPPEEEHRVRIHLDRLLAERGMTLSELADRVGVTVVNLSVLKNDRAKAIRFSTLTAICRELNCQPGDLLSFRQD, from the coding sequence ATGCCGCCGGAAGAGGAGCACCGGGTCCGGATCCATCTGGACAGGCTGCTGGCCGAGCGGGGCATGACCCTGTCCGAACTGGCGGACAGGGTCGGGGTGACCGTGGTCAATCTCTCCGTCCTCAAGAACGACCGGGCGAAGGCGATCCGTTTCTCCACCCTCACCGCGATCTGCCGCGAACTGAACTGCCAGCCCGGCGATCTGCTCAGCTTCCGCCAGGACTGA
- a CDS encoding DUF2975 domain-containing protein — MGTKSWWNRTDSRLLEAALGLAVVLVGVFGALLPALGVAGLREGTRDTLEVEPETAARIPEAVSEAVTGQGMTLTGTRRAELVFADPDRSQRLLLALPEVVGSLLLLLVLVLLLKVARTLRGGDIFVPANARRLSAIGLTVLVQAVLTPVLPALTTQLLVRGSPMAEQIPFSVTFGGGYVLLAFLILALGEVFRRGTKLRADTEGLI; from the coding sequence ATGGGTACCAAGTCCTGGTGGAATCGGACCGACAGTCGGCTCCTGGAGGCAGCTCTGGGCCTGGCCGTTGTGCTGGTCGGCGTCTTCGGGGCGCTGCTTCCGGCGCTCGGGGTGGCCGGGCTGAGGGAGGGTACGAGGGACACCCTCGAGGTCGAGCCCGAGACGGCGGCCCGCATACCGGAAGCCGTGTCCGAAGCAGTGACGGGCCAGGGTATGACTCTCACCGGCACCCGGCGGGCGGAGCTCGTCTTCGCCGACCCCGACCGGAGTCAGCGCCTGCTGCTCGCCCTTCCGGAGGTCGTCGGCAGCCTGCTCCTGCTGCTCGTCCTGGTCCTCCTCCTCAAGGTGGCCCGAACCCTGCGCGGCGGCGACATCTTCGTACCGGCGAACGCGCGGCGTCTGAGCGCCATCGGACTCACGGTGCTGGTGCAGGCCGTTCTCACCCCGGTGTTGCCGGCGCTCACCACACAACTGCTGGTGCGTGGCTCCCCCATGGCCGAGCAGATACCGTTCTCGGTCACCTTCGGCGGAGGGTATGTGCTGCTGGCCTTCCTCATCCTGGCGCTGGGAGAAGTCTTCCGGCGCGGGACGAAGCTGCGCGCCGATACCGAGGGACTGATCTGA
- a CDS encoding Pycsar system effector family protein, producing the protein MSATHTQNLTAAHAEVKAEISRTDAKTALLLAFVGAVLAGAWTVARDLPLNVPAYVAGWCGLALLVASAALLLRSVRPNLGGRHGFPLWATLTPQEIADVTASRDIAADIAGLSRLAVAKFTCLRRAVDLTCAGGGLLILAALFTVGGAA; encoded by the coding sequence ATGAGCGCCACTCACACGCAGAACCTCACGGCGGCTCACGCTGAGGTGAAGGCCGAGATTTCACGGACCGATGCCAAGACCGCTCTGCTCCTGGCGTTTGTCGGCGCGGTGCTTGCCGGTGCATGGACAGTCGCCCGTGACCTGCCGCTGAACGTCCCCGCCTACGTGGCGGGCTGGTGCGGGTTGGCGCTGCTCGTTGCATCGGCGGCGCTGCTGCTGCGGTCGGTGCGCCCGAACTTGGGAGGTCGGCACGGCTTCCCGCTCTGGGCAACGCTCACCCCGCAGGAGATCGCCGACGTAACCGCGTCCCGGGACATTGCCGCTGACATCGCGGGACTGTCCCGCCTGGCCGTCGCCAAGTTCACCTGCTTGCGCCGTGCCGTCGACCTGACATGCGCGGGTGGCGGCCTTCTCATCCTGGCTGCCTTGTTCACCGTGGGGGGTGCGGCATGA
- a CDS encoding restriction endonuclease — protein sequence MRRRSVRRSKKQDEQIALLVGAVVAAGLVIAAVQWLLAHWWLLVLAAVVASVAGGFWLQQARQRAEWKRVRTRALRLRIAEIDALEHRAFEFCIRDLMRRDGCTAERIGGAGDDACDVRATDPAGRVWAIQCKHRRDGDRGSAVGVGVLQQVNGTARQVHGADIAVVLTNGRFSSKAIPWGREHRIHLVDRRVLGEWAAGARPLWDLLDRIPPPRRPTALP from the coding sequence GTGCGGCGCCGCTCAGTCCGCCGTTCCAAGAAGCAGGACGAGCAGATCGCTCTGCTGGTCGGTGCCGTGGTAGCGGCCGGCCTGGTGATCGCCGCCGTGCAGTGGCTGCTCGCTCACTGGTGGCTCCTCGTCCTCGCGGCCGTGGTCGCCTCGGTCGCGGGCGGCTTCTGGCTCCAGCAGGCCCGACAGCGAGCCGAGTGGAAACGCGTCCGGACTCGAGCCCTGCGGCTGCGCATCGCAGAAATCGACGCACTGGAACACCGCGCATTCGAGTTCTGCATACGGGACTTGATGCGCCGCGACGGCTGCACGGCAGAGCGGATCGGCGGGGCGGGCGACGACGCCTGCGACGTACGGGCCACCGACCCGGCAGGCCGCGTCTGGGCGATCCAGTGCAAGCACCGTCGCGACGGCGACCGCGGCTCGGCTGTCGGAGTGGGCGTGCTTCAGCAGGTCAACGGCACCGCCCGGCAGGTCCACGGCGCGGACATCGCGGTCGTGCTCACCAACGGCCGTTTCTCCTCGAAGGCGATCCCCTGGGGCAGGGAACACCGAATCCACCTCGTCGACCGCCGCGTCCTGGGCGAATGGGCTGCTGGGGCACGCCCGCTGTGGGACCTGCTCGACCGCATCCCACCGCCACGTCGCCCAACGGCACTGCCTTGA
- a CDS encoding endonuclease NucS domain-containing protein: MPLEFGLWRVDEEPVRVVTRPMPLESRLEELIEADPKILGSPLLLIGRQVQTDHGKVVDLLGMDAEGGLHVLELKRDRTPREVVAQLLDYGSWVQELTNEQVREIYAAYARGRGLAEELDEAFALRFGGSIPEALNSTHALTVVASEMDAATERIVTYLASGYGVPVNVLFFRYFEDEGRSYLARTWLLDDAEDAAPAPGKKGRGKQEPWNGTDWFVSFGDESDHRSWEDALRYGFVSAGGGDWFSRTLRSLPVGARVFTHIPKAGYVGVGTVSGEPQPFEKAALTVDGERRRMTDLPLKGSYRAHDGTAAEEDGEDRREWIVPVDWEKAVPRERALWRTGFFANQNSACKLRARFTIDEVSRHFGIT; encoded by the coding sequence GTGCCGCTGGAGTTCGGGTTGTGGCGGGTGGATGAAGAGCCGGTGCGCGTCGTGACGCGGCCGATGCCACTGGAGTCGAGGCTGGAAGAACTGATAGAGGCCGATCCAAAGATTTTGGGGAGTCCGCTCCTGTTGATCGGCCGACAAGTGCAGACGGACCACGGCAAGGTCGTCGACCTGCTCGGCATGGATGCCGAGGGCGGCCTCCATGTGCTGGAGCTCAAACGGGACCGCACGCCCCGGGAGGTCGTGGCGCAGTTGCTCGACTACGGCTCGTGGGTCCAGGAGCTCACCAATGAGCAGGTGCGGGAGATCTACGCGGCGTACGCCCGCGGCCGGGGCCTGGCGGAGGAACTGGACGAGGCGTTCGCGCTGCGGTTCGGCGGCAGCATTCCGGAAGCGCTGAACAGCACCCATGCCCTCACCGTGGTTGCAAGCGAGATGGACGCCGCGACCGAGCGGATCGTCACCTACCTGGCTTCCGGTTACGGGGTTCCCGTCAATGTGCTGTTCTTCCGCTACTTCGAGGACGAGGGACGCTCCTATCTGGCGCGTACCTGGCTGCTGGACGACGCCGAGGACGCGGCACCGGCTCCGGGAAAGAAGGGGCGGGGCAAACAGGAGCCGTGGAACGGCACGGACTGGTTCGTCTCCTTCGGCGACGAGTCCGACCACCGAAGCTGGGAGGACGCGCTGCGCTACGGCTTTGTGTCGGCCGGCGGCGGTGACTGGTTCTCCCGCACGCTCCGTTCCCTGCCCGTGGGGGCGAGGGTCTTCACCCACATTCCCAAAGCCGGATACGTCGGCGTGGGCACGGTGTCCGGCGAGCCGCAGCCCTTCGAGAAGGCCGCCCTCACCGTCGACGGCGAGCGCCGGCGGATGACCGACCTCCCCCTCAAGGGCAGCTACCGAGCCCACGACGGTACGGCAGCCGAGGAAGACGGGGAGGACCGTCGTGAGTGGATCGTGCCGGTCGACTGGGAAAAGGCTGTGCCGCGCGAGAGAGCACTGTGGCGGACCGGATTCTTCGCCAACCAGAACTCCGCCTGCAAGCTCCGCGCCCGCTTCACGATCGACGAGGTATCTCGCCACTTCGGCATCACCTGA
- a CDS encoding conjugal transfer protein has protein sequence MSDTRKPLTKTQKAVLTAAFVPMLLTGVAGGIGTFSNIGHAYGRGTALGAVAAGEGATAVLGLVLLGLTMLGQSSPWSIRVGLWTLPAAASVMAAMAGPDPGRTVIYAVTPMGMCVSAEGMAFLARRIVVHTDRRDVEAERKAAAVVQALAYHRARAANHPDKNVRNRSDRKSWRLARKVGVGDVSLGSRLLDVQRERVTDGADAALSAMFDGMANAEESTKTERNRSTADLPESTQAPSVVLTRLPMPDPVPVDFAKSTLPLKPAPTIAAPVDSVKADRVPAESTKWQAVAADSPRRRRATGRVPEAARSPRPKRTAAQLLAEARAATADWPDSDVTAEGIRRTVRTSPANARMLRDTLLAERNGDGDVGEVAA, from the coding sequence ATGAGCGACACCCGTAAGCCGCTTACCAAGACGCAGAAAGCCGTTCTGACGGCCGCGTTCGTGCCCATGCTGTTGACCGGCGTCGCCGGCGGCATCGGCACGTTCAGCAACATCGGTCACGCCTACGGGCGGGGAACCGCGCTCGGTGCGGTAGCCGCTGGCGAAGGTGCGACCGCTGTTCTGGGCCTGGTACTGCTGGGCCTGACCATGCTGGGGCAGTCCTCGCCGTGGTCCATCCGGGTCGGACTGTGGACGCTGCCCGCCGCCGCGTCGGTCATGGCAGCCATGGCGGGCCCCGATCCGGGGCGGACTGTCATCTACGCCGTGACCCCCATGGGCATGTGCGTATCGGCTGAGGGTATGGCCTTCCTCGCCCGGCGCATCGTTGTCCACACCGACCGCCGCGACGTCGAGGCAGAGCGCAAGGCCGCCGCTGTGGTCCAGGCCCTGGCCTATCACCGCGCCCGCGCTGCCAATCACCCCGATAAGAACGTGCGGAATCGGTCGGACCGCAAGTCTTGGCGCCTCGCCCGTAAGGTCGGCGTCGGTGACGTGTCGCTGGGGTCGAGGCTGCTGGATGTCCAGCGCGAGCGGGTGACGGACGGCGCTGACGCCGCCTTGTCCGCCATGTTCGACGGCATGGCAAATGCGGAGGAATCCACCAAGACCGAGAGGAATCGGTCTACGGCTGACCTGCCGGAATCGACCCAGGCCCCGTCGGTGGTGCTGACTCGACTGCCGATGCCCGATCCGGTGCCGGTCGACTTCGCGAAGTCGACTCTCCCGCTCAAGCCCGCTCCAACGATTGCCGCGCCGGTCGACTCCGTGAAGGCCGATCGGGTGCCGGCTGAGTCGACCAAGTGGCAGGCGGTGGCGGCCGACTCCCCTCGACGCCGTCGGGCGACTGGTCGGGTGCCTGAGGCGGCCCGGTCGCCCCGACCGAAGCGCACGGCGGCGCAGTTGCTCGCTGAGGCGCGCGCTGCGACGGCGGATTGGCCGGACTCGGACGTCACCGCCGAGGGAATTCGCCGCACGGTCCGCACTTCGCCGGCGAACGCGCGCATGCTCCGGGACACCCTCCTTGCTGAGCGCAATGGGGACGGTGACGTCGGAGAGGTGGCCGCGTGA
- a CDS encoding GntR family transcriptional regulator has product MSEQPKYRQLADALRRDIDNGAYPPGARLPSESELSARFDASRNTVRNGLKLLVSEGLVTSSQGLGYEVRSHEVFELNASRFENLTFPQNGDSYTTDVTNAGRRPHQSFRVEMKPAPEGVAERLKIEAGSKTVLRFCHRYVDDVPWSTQATYYPGWLTEQAPRLTEPGDIAEGTTRYLTDHGIEQVGYFDEIATRMPTPDEARLLEIGAGVPVLLWTRTGYSKDKRIRCTITTFRGDLNRMNYEIGDLSARNEDL; this is encoded by the coding sequence ATGAGCGAACAGCCGAAGTACCGGCAACTGGCCGACGCACTACGCAGAGACATCGACAACGGCGCCTACCCGCCGGGGGCACGCCTACCGTCCGAGAGTGAGCTGTCCGCCCGCTTCGACGCGTCACGGAACACCGTGAGGAACGGCCTAAAGCTGCTGGTCAGCGAAGGTCTCGTCACGTCCAGCCAGGGGCTTGGGTATGAGGTTCGCTCGCATGAGGTCTTCGAGCTGAACGCTTCCCGCTTCGAGAACCTGACCTTTCCGCAGAACGGCGACTCGTACACCACGGACGTGACGAACGCCGGTCGCCGACCGCATCAGAGCTTCCGAGTCGAGATGAAGCCGGCACCGGAAGGCGTCGCGGAACGGCTCAAGATCGAGGCAGGATCCAAGACTGTCCTGCGCTTCTGCCACCGGTACGTGGACGACGTGCCGTGGTCGACCCAAGCGACGTACTACCCCGGTTGGCTCACCGAGCAGGCGCCACGCCTCACGGAACCCGGAGACATCGCGGAAGGGACGACGCGCTATCTCACGGACCACGGAATCGAGCAGGTCGGCTACTTCGACGAAATCGCTACGCGGATGCCCACCCCGGACGAAGCGCGCCTGCTGGAGATCGGTGCAGGTGTTCCCGTCCTGCTTTGGACACGTACCGGCTACTCCAAAGACAAGCGCATCCGGTGCACGATCACGACGTTCCGGGGAGACCTGAACCGAATGAACTACGAGATCGGCGACCTGTCCGCCCGAAACGAGGATCTGTGA
- a CDS encoding toll/interleukin-1 receptor domain-containing protein: MHGIFINYRKEGGAYAAALLDELLSRRFGQDQVFRAAKSIPPGSEYSDAIRVAVMKCAVMLVVIDEGWVEYFEREVCNPSVGKGWVAEEIKVAIKSDRILIPVLLTGVKFPTVGRLPKEVSRVAGLQYLRFDYRNTRQDVEFMSEWIVSLCPKIQRIRDESG; encoded by the coding sequence GTGCATGGAATATTTATCAACTACCGCAAGGAAGGTGGTGCTTACGCTGCAGCCCTCCTTGATGAATTACTTTCAAGGCGCTTCGGACAGGATCAAGTCTTTCGTGCAGCTAAATCTATACCTCCGGGATCGGAATACTCCGATGCAATTCGCGTCGCCGTAATGAAGTGCGCAGTTATGCTTGTAGTTATTGATGAAGGGTGGGTAGAGTATTTCGAACGCGAAGTCTGCAATCCTTCAGTAGGGAAAGGTTGGGTGGCCGAAGAGATCAAAGTGGCGATCAAAAGTGATCGGATACTGATCCCTGTGCTATTGACAGGGGTCAAATTTCCAACGGTTGGGCGCCTCCCTAAAGAGGTTTCCCGCGTGGCGGGATTGCAGTACCTGAGGTTCGACTATAGGAACACGCGACAGGATGTTGAGTTCATGAGTGAATGGATCGTCTCGCTGTGTCCTAAAATACAACGCATTCGAGATGAGTCGGGCTGA
- a CDS encoding HIT family protein yields MVDAAPCPFCTIITGGDASARLVYRSEKVTVFFPLDPATRGHTLVVPNRHVADFTDLTAAESRDLGEAVHQTARAIRSALSPDGLNVIQSTGASATQTVPHVHFHVVPRWHNDRMILSWPTGPAENDSAQDETLIAIQRVFPGEDDVASAEDRRQHLSFIQAVITRMSQASSSSKAWLLPIVSLTYGYAITNKSVLVGLIGCLAVLVFGVLDANYLKQERAFRKLYDEVASGRPIPAFAMNPALASSSGARVNYWPDKPDFRSWAVAPVYLPLILAGLGIVVWLLYI; encoded by the coding sequence ATGGTAGATGCTGCCCCTTGCCCTTTCTGCACGATCATCACGGGGGGCGATGCCAGCGCCAGGCTTGTGTACCGTAGCGAGAAGGTCACCGTGTTCTTCCCCTTGGACCCCGCTACGCGTGGGCACACATTGGTGGTGCCAAACCGTCATGTAGCAGACTTTACGGATCTGACAGCGGCCGAAAGTCGAGACTTGGGTGAAGCGGTCCATCAAACGGCGCGCGCGATTCGCTCAGCCTTGTCACCTGACGGACTGAACGTGATTCAGTCGACTGGAGCTTCCGCCACCCAGACCGTGCCCCATGTGCATTTCCATGTGGTGCCTCGCTGGCACAACGACCGTATGATCCTTAGCTGGCCAACAGGCCCGGCTGAAAACGACTCGGCACAAGATGAGACTCTAATCGCTATTCAGAGGGTCTTCCCAGGCGAAGACGATGTTGCATCAGCCGAGGATCGTCGACAACATCTGTCATTCATTCAAGCGGTGATCACCCGCATGTCACAAGCCTCGTCATCTTCCAAGGCGTGGCTGCTCCCGATCGTTAGTCTCACCTATGGATATGCGATCACCAATAAGTCGGTCTTGGTAGGATTGATCGGCTGTCTAGCAGTACTCGTTTTCGGCGTTCTCGATGCCAACTACCTCAAGCAGGAACGTGCATTCCGCAAGCTATACGACGAGGTAGCATCCGGCCGTCCCATTCCAGCATTCGCCATGAACCCCGCCCTTGCCTCGTCTTCTGGCGCCAGGGTCAACTATTGGCCCGACAAACCTGATTTTCGCTCGTGGGCGGTCGCACCGGTATACCTTCCACTGATCCTTGCTGGCCTGGGAATCGTCGTTTGGCTGCTCTACATCTAA
- a CDS encoding sporulation protein has translation MVFKRLLGALGVGGPSVDTVLDDGPVRPGGPLAGHVHLEGGSADCEIEQITLELVARVEAEEDDEEHEGVVAFDRLTVGGGFRLAEGERRSVPFTVTLPWETPVTELYGQPLGVVLGVRTELAVAGARDKGDLDPLRVAPLPAQEGVLEALGQLGFGFTSADLELGRIHGTGQTLPFYQEIELSPAPQYAHAVDEVEVTFLAAPSGVEVVLEADKRGGLFSEGHDAVNRFAVSHEGVEHVDWNTEVDSWVRQMLQHHGGHAADHTGYPPHQGHGLHHHDAPHDGHHRSGPSTGAVVAGAAAGVAVGVAGGFVAAEVIDEVFDDDEDEGDEED, from the coding sequence ATGGTGTTCAAACGGCTTCTCGGGGCCCTCGGGGTGGGCGGCCCCTCGGTGGACACGGTCCTGGACGACGGACCGGTGCGGCCGGGTGGTCCGCTCGCCGGCCACGTGCATCTCGAAGGTGGCTCCGCCGACTGCGAGATCGAGCAGATCACTCTCGAACTCGTCGCCCGCGTCGAGGCGGAAGAGGACGACGAGGAGCACGAGGGCGTGGTTGCCTTCGACCGCCTCACGGTGGGCGGCGGGTTCCGGCTCGCCGAGGGTGAGCGGCGCAGCGTGCCGTTCACCGTCACCCTTCCGTGGGAGACACCGGTCACGGAACTGTACGGCCAGCCCCTCGGCGTGGTCCTCGGAGTCCGAACGGAGCTCGCCGTCGCGGGAGCCAGGGACAAGGGTGACCTCGACCCGCTGCGGGTGGCGCCGCTTCCCGCGCAGGAAGGCGTACTGGAGGCCCTGGGGCAGCTCGGGTTCGGCTTCACTTCCGCGGACCTGGAACTGGGCCGCATCCACGGCACGGGACAGACGCTGCCCTTCTACCAGGAGATCGAACTCTCCCCTGCCCCGCAGTACGCCCACGCCGTCGACGAGGTGGAGGTGACCTTCCTCGCCGCCCCGAGCGGTGTGGAAGTCGTCCTGGAGGCCGACAAGCGCGGCGGGCTCTTCTCCGAGGGGCACGACGCCGTGAACCGCTTCGCCGTCAGCCACGAGGGCGTCGAGCACGTCGACTGGAACACCGAAGTCGACTCCTGGGTCCGGCAGATGCTCCAGCACCACGGCGGCCACGCAGCGGACCACACCGGGTACCCGCCCCACCAGGGCCACGGGCTCCACCACCACGACGCCCCCCACGACGGTCACCACCGCTCCGGTCCGAGCACCGGTGCCGTCGTCGCCGGCGCGGCGGCAGGCGTCGCGGTCGGCGTGGCCGGGGGGTTCGTGGCCGCCGAGGTCATCGACGAGGTCTTCGACGACGACGAGGACGAGGGGGACGAAGAGGACTGA